The DNA segment TCGACAGTATCTCGACCTTTGTCGGGGTAGCCGAGGTTGGCGGTTTCATGGACAAGGAAACCAACCAGCCCAAGAATGTCGGCCGTGCCCTGCTGGTGGATGCTATCGGTACCACCCTGTCGGGTATGTTCGGGACCAGCTCGGCAACCACCTACATCGAGTCGGCTGCCGGGGTAGAAGAGGGCGGTCGCACCGGTCTGACCGCGGTGATCACCGGCCTGTTGTTCCTCCCGTTTATCTTTCTGTCGCCGATTGTCGGGTTCATCCCGGCGGTAGCTACCGCACCGGTACTGGTACTGGTTGGTCTGTTCATGATCCACCCGGTACTGCATATCCGCTGGAGCAGCTTCGAGGAAGCCCTGCCGGCCTTCCTGGCGATGATCCTGATCCCGCTGACCTACAACATTACCCAGGGTATTGTATGGGGTTTCCTGAGCTACACCCTGATCAAGGTGTTCCGCGGCAAGGCCAAAGAGATTCAGCCGACCCTATGGATCATCAACATCTTTGCTATCCTGTCGCTGGTTGCCGGTCATTAATCCGGTCACTGCCAGTTTCAGGCTCAGCTGATGCGACGCCCGGTCCACTGGCCGGGCGTTTTTTTTGGCTCTGCTTGACCAAAAGCGCTGATTTGCTATGATTAGCCACATGACAAAACGAGAACGATTTCGCACCTGGTTTATGGAACACATCACCCTGCATGAGCACGAGGACGACAAGACCGAGCTGGCGAATGGTCTCACCCATCTGTTCGGTGCCGGACTGAGCCTGGTTGCCCTGGCGGCGATTATCATCAAGACCGTACCGCAGGATGATCCGACTATGGCGTTTGCCGGGATTATTTTCGGCCTGACCATGCTGCTTTTGTATTTTTCCAGCAGTATGTACCATCTGGTCAGCGGACCGCTGGTTAAACGGATCATGCGCATCATGGACCACAGCACGATCTACATGCTGATCGCCGGGACCTATACCCCGGTCATGCTGTATGTCGGTAACCGCCCGGCGACCATAGTCCTGATTGCGGTGTGGAGCCTTACGGTAATCGGCATTGCATTTACCCTGTTGTTCTGGGGACGCTATGGAGCCCTGCACGTGGTTTTTTACATAGCAATGGGGTGGATGATTGTGTTTATCTGGGACAGCCTGCAAGGCATTCCCACGGAATTCCTGTACTGGGCGATTGCCGGCGGGGTGACTTATACCGCCGGTACCCTGGTGTACGCCGCCAAACAGATTCCCTACTACCATGCTATCTGGCATCTGTTTGTTGTCGGTGGGAGTGCAAGCTTTTTTATCGGGATCTACCAGCATCTGCTGTAGCGGTGGCCATACAACTAGAACGGGGGGCTGGTACAACTGCAGCAGGATAACGTATAATATCTTGCGCAATTTCAAGTTTCGATAAAAAGAAAGTCCTCAATCTGACGATTGATTAAGTACGACCCAAACCAAGTCAGAAGGAGGACCCCATGGGTAAGATTATCGAGATAAACGAGCAGGAAGTCAAAGACCATTTGGGTAATTTTGTCAGGGAGACGGTGGAGGAAACCTTGAACGCTATGCTGGAGGCAGAAGCAGAACAGCTGTGTAATGCGCAAAAACATGAGCGCAGCTCTGAGCGAACGGGGTATCGTGCCGGACATTATGATAGGAAACTGCTAACGAAAGCAGGCGAAGTGAATCTGCAGGTTCCCAAGCTGAAGAAGGTGACGTTTGAAACTGCCATTATTGAACGGTATAAGCGACGCGAGATCTCTGTTGAGGAGGCAATGGTAGAGATGTACTTGGCTGGCGTTTCTGTCAGACGTGTCGAGGATATCACCGAAGCCCTTTGGGGTGCCAAGGTCTCACCAGGAACTATCAGCAACCTCAATAAGAAAATCTACGAAGAAATTGAAAAATGGCGCAACCTGCCGTTGAAGCAGCGCTACACCTATGTCTACCTTGATGGCATCTGGATGAAACGATCCTGGGCTGGTGAAGTACGCAATGTATCCGTTCTGGTAGCCATAGGCGTTAATCAGGATGGTTTCAGGGAGATAATCGGGGTTGCCGAAGGCACCAAGGAAGACAAAGACAGCTGGCAGCGATTTCTCCGCTATTTGAAAGGCCGGGGACTGGAAACAGTGGAGATGTTTATCTCTGACAAGTCTCTGGGATTGGTAGAAGCGATACCAGAGTTTTTTCCTGATTCCCGGTGGCAGCGGTGCGTAGTGCATTTTTACCGCAATGTATTCAGCTTTGTTCCGCAGGGAAAAGTCAAAGCTGTTGCAACCATGTTGAAGGCCATTCATGCCCAGGAAAACCTGGAAGAGGCAGTCCGAAAGAAAGACCAGATTGCGAAGAAACTGATTGAAATGAAATTGTCCAAAGCAGCGGAGATCGTTCGAGAAGGTGCATTAGAAACCTTCTCGTATTATTATTTCCCGGTCGAACACTGGAAACGGATCAGGACCAATAACGGGCTTGAAAGAATCATGCGAGAAATCAGAAGGAGGACACGTGTAATCGGTTCGTTCCCTGATGGTGAGTCAGCACTGATGCTGGTTGCAGCACGACTGCGCCACATCTCGAACTCAACATGGAGTGAACGGAAATATCTGAATATGGATCTGATGATCGAGTACGATCACGATCATCAGGCATCATAACAGCAGGGTCACAGATTGATGGACGCTGAATTTGCGCAAGATATTTGACACTACCTGCAGCAGTGGTCCGTACAAACAGACGGCGGCCTGATGGCCGCCTTTTTTTATGCTCGTAATGTGTCGAGTCTACACAGCAGCCGTGAAACCCGGCACCGTGCTGCTAATTCTTGAACAGGATGCCGATGGTGCCGAAATGGCTGTAGCGACCCATGTAGGTGCTTTCTGCAAATACCGCAAGGTTGTCATTCAGGAAGTAGTTCACTCCCTGATACGAAGCCAGTCGCAGGCGGTTGTAGCCCGACCACGCCGGCCGGATAATATCATACACCATGCCGATGCCAACGTAGACATCCAGATTATTCAGTTCCCGAACCGGGACATCAAACTCACGGAATCCAAGATGGATGGTACCGAAACCACCGGCATTCACGATCATGGTGCTCTCACCCCAGTAACCGCGGTACCAGGTTATGTTGCCGCGGCCGGATACACCAAAACTCAGCGGGATTACATCGACGACATCAACCTGGGCCAGGGTCAGTTCCAGCCCGGGATACAGATTCAGCCAGGTGCCGCGATAGCCCCAGCCGCCAAGTCCCAGACCGAAGGTCGCGGAGATGTCACCGGGCTCGAAGTAGGCCCCCCAGCTGATATCATCGCCATCGCCTGGATCTGTAGTGTCGGGTTCATCTGCACTGACCGACGTGACAACGATTGCCATACACAGGAATGCGAGCAGAATTGTGTGTCTCATGATTTCCTCCTGAGGGCACTGTAGCGCAGATCATGGGGGAAAACAAAGTAAAAGGGTCGGAAATGCTATTCGTCGCCGTTTTGCAAAAAACCGGCGATCATCGCATCGATGTCACCCTGGTCGGAATCAAGCTTGCGTTCAAAGGCCAGCTCCTGATTGGTGTCTCGCAGTTTACGCAGCAGACTGTGCACCATAACCAGCAGTATGGTGTTGGCGGCACGCGGCTGTTTGCGCACGAACTGTACAAACTGGTCTCGTTGCAGGCGCATAATAACAGCATTGTCGGCTGCGCGTACCGAGGCCGTACGGCGCATTTTCAGGAAAACACCTGCCTCCCCAAAAACCTCGCCGCTGCCCAGACAGCACAGATAGACCTCTTTGCTGTCATCTCCGGTTACTACATTCACACTGCCATCGATCACCGTGTACAGATAAGGGGTCTTTTCTCCCTCCTGGACGATCGTCTCGCCCGGGGCTACATCGAAAAACTCTACGAATTCACCCAGGTTGCGACGAGCTGTATCGCTCAGGTAGCGAAACAGAAATATTGAACCCAGCCCCTCGACCAGCGTTTGGCGACGTGATGCTTCATTGATTGCCTTCATGGAGACAAGTATTGATCCAGGCTGAAGAAATGTCAAATATGGTATGCAACCTGCTGGAGGCCGTCCAGGATGACGGTCGCACAGGCTGACGCCTGCAGAGGCTTGCAGTCGCAAAGCTCTGGCGTCAAGGAATACTGTGGCCTCTGACTGCGGTATACAACTGGTACCATTGGTCCCGATCCAGCAAATCTCTCTCAGCCTGGGCACAGGCAGCAATGCGTCCCGGGTGTGTGGTGCCGATAATCGGCTGTATCCGTGCCGGGTGTTTCATGATCCAGGACAATGCAGTTGCCTCGGGACTGACGCCAAGCTGTGTCGCGAGACGGGACACGGTATCGGCGGCCTGAGAAAGCTCGGGTCTGGATTCGGGAACCCCGCGACCGGTAAGAATCCCGCCGTCTAATGAACCCCATGCCTGCAGTTGTATTTCACGCTGGTAGCAATGCTCAATGGTTGCATCAGCAGCGACCGGGCTGCTGTTCCATGTCACCCCGTTGTCGATCAACTGCGAATGGACAAGACTCAGCTGAATCTGATTGATGATCAACGGGAAGTCGAGCGATTGCTGCAACAGCTCGATCTGGCCGTGATGAAAATTGGAGACCCCGAACCAGCGGACCTTTCCCTGAGCATGCAGCAGCGAACACGCTTCGGCAATCTCGTCTGGCCGCATCAGCGGGTCCGGACGATGCAGCAGCAGGATGTCCAGACAGTCAATGCCCAGGCGCTCAAGAATCCCCTCGACAGAGTGCAATATCCAGTCGCGAGACAGATCATACCGTTGCGGTGCACCCGACTCCGGATCCTCCAGCCGGATACCGCATTTACTTTGCAGCACCATTCGCTGGCGGAGTTCGGGTGCTGCGGACAGAACCTTCCCGAAACATGCCTCGGCCTTGCCGAACGCATAGATGTCAGCATGATCAAACAGATTGATGCCGCTTTCCAGTGCGGTTTCCATGGCGATCCGGGCTGCATTTATATCATCAGTACTTACCGGATTGCTGTTCCAGCCGCCACCCAGCCCCATACATCCGTAGCCTACCGCTGAAACCTCCAGATCAGTCCCTGCTATAGTGAAATATTCCATGAAGCCAGTCTAAATTTTTCACCAAAAACTGGCAATCCACTTGTCGACACCCGGTTTGGATGGGTATGTTCGACGCATGAATACATTACAAAAACGGTCAACAGGTTACGCTGTTCTGGGGTTTGTGGTCGCCGCACTGATGCTGGCTATCCCGTTGTCAGCTCAGGGTCAGCAGGAATCCGGTCATGCCGGGCATGGTGATCAACAGGCTGCAGCCGGAAACAGCGAGGTAGAGGTTTTCACCCCGGATGCCGACGGGGTTGTCGAGATCGAGTTCAGCAATCGCGGCTTTCAGTACACACCTGCTGCGGTTCAGGTGCCGAAGGGCGCCACGGTGCGGATCGTCTATACCAGCAGCGGTCGCCACGACTGGCGTCTGGATGGGTACGGGGTCGGTACCGCAGTGCTGGGTAACAACCAGACCGAAACCGTCGAGTTCACCGCCGATACCGCCGGTGAGTTCGAGTTCTATTGCAGCGTCGCGAATCACCGGGCACAGGGAATGGCCGGTCGCTTTATTGTCGCTGAATAACGGTCATGCTTTGGCGCGCTGCAGCCAGGAGCCATGGCTCCTCTGCGGCGCGCGTGTACTATATCCGGCTGCGGTCAGCTTTTGATAAGCCCTCGCTCGTGTAAAAACTGTTCGAACAAATCAAGAATGATAGGGTCAACCTTCACGTGCTCATGCACAAAATCTTTGCGGAGGACTGCAATCGTCTCATCCGGGGTCAGCGGTTTTCGGTACAAACGGTTCGGATCGGTCAAGGAATCGAACACATCGATTACTTCGAGCATTTTCGCCGGGAAGTAGGCCAGAACCTGATAGTCGATCAGCGGCTCCATTTCATAGGACATCAGGTGATCAATCTGCGCATCGGGATTCATCTGCTTATAACGAGTAAGCAGTTCACGGAAGTAACCATAGCCGCTGGGGGCGCCATAGTATTCATGGTGATATCCGGTGATCAACGCGGCCTCGCGAGGGTAGACAGTCTTTTCCATAACCGCCTTGTAGCCGATTTTGACATGACGTACGACCTTCTCCCGATCGAATCCTTCTTCCCCCTCATGGTATTCGATATCCTCGGTCTTGCCGACATCGTGTACCAGATACCCCATGGCAAAGTCGCGTATCTCTTCCAGGGTGAGACTGCGCATGCCGCCCCAGAATACCCGTTCCAGGGTAAGATCGGACTCATCGACGTGGGGTAAAAGCCGCTGGTAGTGTGATCGATAGCGCTCGGCAAAATGAGCCCGGATGCGGTTGGCCAGGCTGGTCCCGGCGTACTGCTGGTTGTAATACAGTAAAAAAGACACCCCCATCAGGAATACCCGGGTCATATGCTGGACCACGGTACCATTGGATCGCTGTACCAGCTCGGCAATCAAATCCTCCTTGTAGAGGTCATTGGCCAGCAGCGTACAGGCTGACTTGACCATCTTTTCTGTGGAGGCTACCAGGGAGGCGGAGTGGCGCTGTGCCTCGGCGTTCCCCATTCGCAAGGCTTCCTGTATGGTGGCTTTGTTGATCATCGCCGTGCGAGCGGTACTGAGGGTAAGGGTAGCATTGACCGTATGAATGTCCGGTTTGTCCGCCTTGGCAAGCTCCTCAAGCTCGGCGGCGTGGCCGCTGATCAGTTCTGCACGCTCTTCCGGGACAAGCTCGAGGATCTCCTCGTAATCGCTGCCGAAATTGGGTGGCTTCTGACGTACCTGGCCTGTGGTGGTGTCGGGAGAATCAGCAGCCTTCCGGGCGGGATCGTTATCAGGCGTGATACCGGATGTGTCCCGGTGCGAATCGGGGTGATGGTGTTCTGCCGGGGGGAATGCCTGCTCAACGACCCGGGCGGTTTCTGGACTGATAAAGTAATCGTAATCCCCACTGCTGCGGAAAAACTTGGGGTTGTTCAGCAGAAGTGAACGCAAGGGAACCGAACGCTCCTTGCCGGTTGATCTTCGGCGTGCGGTTACAATATAGCCACGCGATGCCATAAACTGCAGCGCGCGCGGCTCTCGCCGTATGATGTCACGTAGTGGTATATACTCTTCTTCTCCCACCCCTTAAGTGTCTGTTTCCGCAGGCTGCTTGTCAATAGTGCAGGCGCCGGCTTTGCCTTACCCGAACAAAATGAACCATGTACAGAACACCAAACCCGGCGTACAATACAGCCATGCGTTCAGATTATGGTGCACCCAGGTTCGATTTTTTTACCAATCCTCGCGTAGTGATGGGGCTTGGCGAGTTCGCGCGTCTGCCGGATCTTGTTTGCAGCATGAATGCCTCGCTGCAGCCCGCACCCGAATCCTGTCGTCGGGTACTGCTGGTACGCGGCGGGGAATCCCTTCAGCAGACCCCGCAATGGCGTAATCTGCTGAGGGAACTGAACAGTCGCGGAATTCAGCTGTACGAACAGGAAGTTAGCTGTGAGCCCTCGGTAGAATTGATTGATGGTGCGGTAGAAGATTACCGTGAGGAGCATATCCAGGTAGTTGTCGGGATCGGCGGCGGCAGTGTAATGGATGCCGCCAAGGCAATCGCCGCCATGCTCACCGTCTCGGGTTCAGTCGAGGATTATCTCGAGGGTATTGGTACCCGACAGCACCCTGGCACGACCTTGCCGGTCGTGGCGGTACCGACCACCGCAGGTACCGGTAGTGAGGCTACCAAAAATTCGGTTATCAGCAAACTCGGACGTAACGGCTACAAGAAATCACTGCGACATGACAATTTCGTACCGGATCTTGCAATCCTTGATGGCGAGCTGAGCATCGCGTGTCCATCCGGAATAACGGCTGCCTGCGGGCTGGATGCACTGACCCAGCTGATGGAGGCGTATACATCGACCAAAGCAAATCTGCTTACCGATGCCCTGGCGATCAGCGGGCTGCACCAGCTTGCCTGGGCACTGCCAGTATGTGTAGAGAGTTCCTCACCTGAACCTGCGGCCCGGCAGGCCATGCTGTATGCGGCCTATGCTTCGGGTGTGTGCCTTGCCAATGCTGGTCTCGGGGTTGTTCATGGTATGGCCGGGGTCATTGGCGGGCGTTTCGATATTGCCCACGGCGTGGTCTGCGGAGCGTTGCTTGATGCTGCTGTCCGGGTGAATATAAATACCATGCAGCGGGATCCGGCCAGTTTCGAGCACCCTATTAATCGCTATCGCTCCGTCGGCAGTATTCTGTGCAGTGCTGCCGGGAATCGGTCTGGCACCGCTGCAGCAGAAGGCGATGATGGGCTGCATCGCCTGACAGCGCTGCTGCAGGACTGGAAGCTTCGCTGGAACCCGGGCAGCCTGTCCCGATTCGGAGTGGGTGAACAAGACATTCCTGGCATAATTTCAGCATCCGGACAGAAAAACAATCCGGTAGTACTTTCCGAGAACGATATGAGTGATATTGTACATGCATCACTATAGCCGGATATTTCTGGTATAAAACCAGTTTAATAACCCGCGTTACTATTACCTGTGAATAACTTGATACTTGCGCTTTTTTCCACCTCTGTTTACCATACCCCGATAGGGAGGATATGGTATGCACGGAGGGGAACCGCTTCTGGCCGAGGCCGGGCTTGATCCGCACGCGCTGAAAAAGCTGCTGCTTAAGGACGCCGGACAGATAGACCAGATCGGGCAGCTTGCGGCAGCAGATCGATTTTCGGCCCGTGTACCTCAGTGGTATTATCGGGTAGTGCTGTCTCTGCTGACCAGCATGGATCTGAGTGAGGCCGAGGCCGAGAATCATTTCTTTGCCATTCTGCAGCACCGGCAGGATCTTTCCGTCCGAATGGGGCGTGATATCGGTATACGGGTGGCGTGTCTGGACTATTTTCTGCATGTCGAGAACCGGATGATCAATCCGAAGCTGGTAGAGGCCGATCTGTTTGAGCAGTTACTGGGCAAGACAAAGCTTGATCCGAAGCTTCAGTGTTACAACTATCCGTTTTTTCTTGAACTCGCCCAGACAGAGCTGCATAAGACGCGCCGTCATGGCGGCAGTTTTTCTATTCTGATGCTCGACCTGGACGACTTCAAACAGCTGAATGATACCTGTGGGCATGTATGTGCAGATGAAGTCCTGAGGTATTGTGTGGACGCGATGCGTGAACAGCTGCGGGTGGAGGATATTATCGGTCGCTACGGGGGGGATGAGTTTATCTGCCTGCTGCCGCACACCGCTGCTGAAGGTGTCGGATGTGTACTCAAACGGATACGAACCGCACTGCTGGATTGTCCTGTGGTGTTACCCGGTGCAGAGGCCTGTCTGGTGCACTTTTCCGGCGGGGTAGCAGAGTATCCAGGAGACGGGGATGATCTGGATACCCTGGTAAGAACCGCTGATACGCGTCTGTACCAGGCGAAAGAAGCCGGAAAGAACATGGTGTACAGTGGAAAAGGCGATATCGGACTATAGGGATACAGGTGAGCCGGCAGCCGCCTGATCGGGTTCCATTTCGCCGCTGAAACAGTGGATTGTTTCTCCTTTGGCCTCTATCAAGGCCTCGCCCTCGGGTCCTATACCGGAAAACCTGCCATGTATCCGGTTTTTCCCCTGATGCAGTACAACCCGGTAATTCAGGTATCGCATGTAGCCATTGATCGAGTCCAGGAGGCGGTTAACCGTATACCCGGCAGCAGCATGCAGGTTGGTGAGGATGGCCGACAACAGATCATCCCTGTTCGGTGTACAGCCGGCTGCGCCGAGGAAGGTCGCGGGTGTCCGCAGGGTTTCATCGGGTGGGCAGGATGTCAGGTTGATCCCGATACCCGCCAGCAGCCAATCCTGACCAGCGGTCTCTACCAGGACTCCGCCAAGTTTACGATCGTCAAGAAATATATCATTCGGCCATTTCAGGGAAATCCCGTCTGCACCACGTGATGTAGATGCCGAGAGCTGTTCCGCCACTGCGGCGGCAGCTGCCCAGCCGACAACGAGTGAGGCTGCCGGGGCAGGTGGCAGGTCAGACCGATGCAGGATAATGGTAGCCAGTAATGAACTGCCTGGATCCGCTGCCCAGGTTCGCGACGGCCCGCGAGCGCGCCCGGCAGTCTGTTCATCGGTATGCACGATCGTCCCGGAGACAGCACCGTACGAGACCTCACCCCGTAGTGACCTGGTGAGCAGCTGTCGTGCAGATACCATGGTCGACATAGTTCGAGGAATATACTGTATCGTCCCACCAAATGGATTGTATATCGTATTCACCACACCGTTTGTACGACAATTTTGCGCTTTTTCGCAAGACCTACTATACTGGCCATGTGAACAACTCAGATGATCATACAGAACCGGGGCAGTCCAATCCCACGCAGCTGATCCGATTACAGGAGAGCATGCGGCAGATAGAATCCCTCAGGATCGAGCTGGATACCGTCCGGATGCAGAAAATCGAGCTTGAGCATGAGCTGGAACGAACCTCCCTGCGCCGCCGTGAACTGGAAAAGCTGCTGTCGCTGCATGAAAAGACCGGGCTGCCGACCCATTTCCGACTGAAAACCGAGTTGCAGCAGACCCTTGATCACCTGAACCACACCGGCGACGGTAATTTGTCGGTTATGATCCTTCATCTGGACAAGACTATAAATACCTTGCAGCGGACTACTAAAACCAGCATCTCCGAGTGGGTACTGTACCAGCTCGGAAATCGCTTCCTGGAAATGCTGAGTGAGCAGGAGCAGGTATTCCATACCCGGGATGCCGAGTTCGTCTTCCTGCTTCGGGTACCTCAGGATGACAGCTTGTACCGTAAGGTCAAACAGATTTTTCAGCGGTTACGTGAACCCTTCATGTTCTCTAATATCAAGGTCACGCTTGATGGCTGGGCCGGGATTGCGCTGTATCCGGATCATGGTGTCACCCGTTCGGTACTGATGCGGCACGCCGATGTTGCCTTAGGAAGTGCACTCGAGCAGAAGCGCAGTTCCGTGGTGTTCCAGGAACAGTTGATGCATCAGGTTATCGAAAAGATGGATCTGCAGAACAGCATAATTCGGGCAATCGAGGCCCCGGCTATGGAGAATATCGGGCAGCAGTTCAGCCTGCAGTATCAGCCCAAGCTCTTTGTCGGTGATTGTGCCGGAGATGGGCATTTCGTACAGCGTATAGAGGGTGAAGCATTGATGCGCTGGCGCCATCCCGAGAAGGGGGTTATCGCCCCGGATCGATTCATCCCACTTGCTGAGGAAACCGGCTTGATCATGCCAATGGGAAAATGGGTTGTGTACACCGCGGCCCAGCAGATCCTGTCCTGGCAGCAGCAGGGGATGACCGGGGTCCCGATAGCGGTGAACATTTCTGCGCGGCAGCTGCAGAATGACGATATTCTGGAGATCGTGAGGAACCTGGTCAAAAGCAAAGGTCTGCCGCCGCAGCAGCTGATATTTGAGCTCACCGAAACCGCGATTTTCGAAGACCCCGAGCGGGCCAAACGAACCATGCAGAAGCTTACCGATCTGGGTATCAGGATTTCAATTGATGACTTCGGTACCGGGTACAGTTCATTGAGCTATCTCAGCCGCTTTCCCGTGCACGAAATCAAGGTTGATCGCCTGTTTATTGCGCGTTTTCTGAAGAACCAGGCCGATGATGCAATCATACGCAGTATCACCCGTCTTGCCCAGGAGATGGAATGGAACATCGTCGCCGAAGGTGTCGAGAAGCTCGAAGAGGTGGAACGGCTGCGTGATATTGGTGTTCAGTGCTTTCAGGGTTTTTACTTCGCCAAACCGATGATTCCCGATGATTTTTTCCGCTTCGTATCCAGTCTGACAGACAACGACATGATTCTGAATATTTAAAGATCGCAGAATAGCGTTTTGAGTGATAACAAAACGACACCTGCATTTTTCACTTTTCCGTCGCTGAAATGATTCCCCAGGCAGATTTTTTGTGTAGTAACAGGTACCAACCCATTGCAGGAGGTACCAATGCATACACCCCCGTTCTGTCCCAATCCGGACTGCCACCACCACCATCATCATACCCGAACCCGGGCTGAAAAAGCACGGGTTGGCACCTGGTTCTGGCGCAAGGGTCTACGATATACTGCCTGTGCCGGCAGCCACCAGCGCTACCAGTGCATCGCCTGCAAGCGGTTTTTCACCGAGCGCACTTTCTCGATTGACTACCGCGTGCACCGTACCGTGTCCTACCGCGACCTGATCCGCGACATCTCCAGCCGGGTCAGTCTGGCCGCCACCCACCGCAACCGCGGGATCTCCCCGGCAATCAGGCGCAACCGAGTCGGTCGTCTGGCGCGCAACTGCATCGCTCTGCATGCCGAGTGCCGCCCGTATCTCACCACTCCGGAGGATCTGATTGCCGATGGATTTGTGTCGTTCGAGGTGAGTCAGTATTATCCTTGCAACCTGCATATCCTGATTGGCAAGGACAGCGAGTATCTCTTTGCTATGGATCACGTTACCATCCGCCGTACCGGCCGGATGAGCCCGCGCCAGAAGATCCGCCAGGCCGAGTTGGAGGCGGTCTACCGCCCGGCTCCGGACGGGATCATCACCTCGTTTACCCGGATCTTACACAGCATGGCCTGGCTGGTGCTGCAATGGGAGCCGGAAGACCCCGTACAGCTGATTACCGACAACAAGAAAGAGTACCCCGACGCGATCAGCCGCTGCGAAGTAGCTCATCAGCTTCTCAGTGAACAGAGCCTTGGCTGGCGGCATATCAGCTCGAATCATCATCGCGGGCCTGGCGGGCCGATGTTTGCGATGGACAATTTTGACCGCGAGCTGCGCAAGGATATCGCGGCCTATGTGCGCGAGACGGTCACCTTCCGGCGCAATGTGCAGAACGCGATGGAGTCGGTGCAGGTGTATCGTATGTATCATAATTTTC comes from the Spirochaeta africana DSM 8902 genome and includes:
- the trhA gene encoding PAQR family membrane homeostasis protein TrhA, which produces MTKRERFRTWFMEHITLHEHEDDKTELANGLTHLFGAGLSLVALAAIIIKTVPQDDPTMAFAGIIFGLTMLLLYFSSSMYHLVSGPLVKRIMRIMDHSTIYMLIAGTYTPVMLYVGNRPATIVLIAVWSLTVIGIAFTLLFWGRYGALHVVFYIAMGWMIVFIWDSLQGIPTEFLYWAIAGGVTYTAGTLVYAAKQIPYYHAIWHLFVVGGSASFFIGIYQHLL
- a CDS encoding IS256 family transposase, with amino-acid sequence MGKIIEINEQEVKDHLGNFVRETVEETLNAMLEAEAEQLCNAQKHERSSERTGYRAGHYDRKLLTKAGEVNLQVPKLKKVTFETAIIERYKRREISVEEAMVEMYLAGVSVRRVEDITEALWGAKVSPGTISNLNKKIYEEIEKWRNLPLKQRYTYVYLDGIWMKRSWAGEVRNVSVLVAIGVNQDGFREIIGVAEGTKEDKDSWQRFLRYLKGRGLETVEMFISDKSLGLVEAIPEFFPDSRWQRCVVHFYRNVFSFVPQGKVKAVATMLKAIHAQENLEEAVRKKDQIAKKLIEMKLSKAAEIVREGALETFSYYYFPVEHWKRIRTNNGLERIMREIRRRTRVIGSFPDGESALMLVAARLRHISNSTWSERKYLNMDLMIEYDHDHQAS
- a CDS encoding cyclic nucleotide-binding domain-containing protein, producing the protein MKAINEASRRQTLVEGLGSIFLFRYLSDTARRNLGEFVEFFDVAPGETIVQEGEKTPYLYTVIDGSVNVVTGDDSKEVYLCCLGSGEVFGEAGVFLKMRRTASVRAADNAVIMRLQRDQFVQFVRKQPRAANTILLVMVHSLLRKLRDTNQELAFERKLDSDQGDIDAMIAGFLQNGDE
- a CDS encoding aldo/keto reductase; the protein is MEYFTIAGTDLEVSAVGYGCMGLGGGWNSNPVSTDDINAARIAMETALESGINLFDHADIYAFGKAEACFGKVLSAAPELRQRMVLQSKCGIRLEDPESGAPQRYDLSRDWILHSVEGILERLGIDCLDILLLHRPDPLMRPDEIAEACSLLHAQGKVRWFGVSNFHHGQIELLQQSLDFPLIINQIQLSLVHSQLIDNGVTWNSSPVAADATIEHCYQREIQLQAWGSLDGGILTGRGVPESRPELSQAADTVSRLATQLGVSPEATALSWIMKHPARIQPIIGTTHPGRIAACAQAERDLLDRDQWYQLYTAVRGHSIP
- a CDS encoding cupredoxin domain-containing protein, whose amino-acid sequence is MNTLQKRSTGYAVLGFVVAALMLAIPLSAQGQQESGHAGHGDQQAAAGNSEVEVFTPDADGVVEIEFSNRGFQYTPAAVQVPKGATVRIVYTSSGRHDWRLDGYGVGTAVLGNNQTETVEFTADTAGEFEFYCSVANHRAQGMAGRFIVAE
- a CDS encoding HD-GYP domain-containing protein — protein: MGEEEYIPLRDIIRREPRALQFMASRGYIVTARRRSTGKERSVPLRSLLLNNPKFFRSSGDYDYFISPETARVVEQAFPPAEHHHPDSHRDTSGITPDNDPARKAADSPDTTTGQVRQKPPNFGSDYEEILELVPEERAELISGHAAELEELAKADKPDIHTVNATLTLSTARTAMINKATIQEALRMGNAEAQRHSASLVASTEKMVKSACTLLANDLYKEDLIAELVQRSNGTVVQHMTRVFLMGVSFLLYYNQQYAGTSLANRIRAHFAERYRSHYQRLLPHVDESDLTLERVFWGGMRSLTLEEIRDFAMGYLVHDVGKTEDIEYHEGEEGFDREKVVRHVKIGYKAVMEKTVYPREAALITGYHHEYYGAPSGYGYFRELLTRYKQMNPDAQIDHLMSYEMEPLIDYQVLAYFPAKMLEVIDVFDSLTDPNRLYRKPLTPDETIAVLRKDFVHEHVKVDPIILDLFEQFLHERGLIKS
- a CDS encoding iron-containing alcohol dehydrogenase; the encoded protein is MRSDYGAPRFDFFTNPRVVMGLGEFARLPDLVCSMNASLQPAPESCRRVLLVRGGESLQQTPQWRNLLRELNSRGIQLYEQEVSCEPSVELIDGAVEDYREEHIQVVVGIGGGSVMDAAKAIAAMLTVSGSVEDYLEGIGTRQHPGTTLPVVAVPTTAGTGSEATKNSVISKLGRNGYKKSLRHDNFVPDLAILDGELSIACPSGITAACGLDALTQLMEAYTSTKANLLTDALAISGLHQLAWALPVCVESSSPEPAARQAMLYAAYASGVCLANAGLGVVHGMAGVIGGRFDIAHGVVCGALLDAAVRVNINTMQRDPASFEHPINRYRSVGSILCSAAGNRSGTAAAEGDDGLHRLTALLQDWKLRWNPGSLSRFGVGEQDIPGIISASGQKNNPVVLSENDMSDIVHASL
- a CDS encoding GGDEF domain-containing protein — encoded protein: MHGGEPLLAEAGLDPHALKKLLLKDAGQIDQIGQLAAADRFSARVPQWYYRVVLSLLTSMDLSEAEAENHFFAILQHRQDLSVRMGRDIGIRVACLDYFLHVENRMINPKLVEADLFEQLLGKTKLDPKLQCYNYPFFLELAQTELHKTRRHGGSFSILMLDLDDFKQLNDTCGHVCADEVLRYCVDAMREQLRVEDIIGRYGGDEFICLLPHTAAEGVGCVLKRIRTALLDCPVVLPGAEACLVHFSGGVAEYPGDGDDLDTLVRTADTRLYQAKEAGKNMVYSGKGDIGL